A section of the Desulfobacterales bacterium genome encodes:
- a CDS encoding type II toxin-antitoxin system HicB family antitoxin, with translation MRNFNAIIEKCKKTNLYVGYIPGLAGAHSQGKTLDELQKNLKEVIEMIILDGEPTFETEFVGTQVVMVA, from the coding sequence ATGAGAAATTTCAATGCAATTATTGAAAAGTGTAAAAAAACAAATTTATATGTTGGATATATACCTGGATTAGCTGGCGCTCATTCACAAGGAAAAACACTTGATGAACTTCAAAAAAATCTTAAAGAAGTTATTGAAATGATTATTTTAGATGGAGAACCAACTTTTGAGACAGAATTTGTTGGAACTCAAGTAGTAATGGTTGCATAA